Proteins encoded within one genomic window of Edaphobacter lichenicola:
- a CDS encoding sugar phosphate isomerase/epimerase family protein encodes MMQPGISTHVFLPQRLHPGLLDSLHKAGAQVIELFAARHHFDYTDRAAVRDIATWFRNTGVGATLHQPLYISDRADAQWSRHVAPNLNLIDPEKSRRISAMDEVKRALESAEQIPISACTLHLGYKDDAWNLRALENSLTAIEHLKAFAHPLGVRILLENLQNEITTPEHLLEILKVGHFDRVGVTLDIGHAHLAAPPDSSQRSQPNKGIDEAFELLKPRIAELHLHDNLGQKDDHLWPGTAGIDWKNVAKHIATLPANTPGILEIAHELEETPESATTKATQAFDLLKRAAEATA; translated from the coding sequence ATGATGCAACCCGGTATCTCCACCCACGTCTTCCTCCCCCAGCGTCTCCACCCCGGCCTGCTCGACTCCCTCCACAAGGCCGGCGCTCAGGTCATCGAGCTCTTCGCCGCCCGCCACCACTTCGATTACACCGACCGCGCTGCCGTTCGCGACATCGCCACCTGGTTCCGCAACACCGGCGTCGGCGCCACGCTCCATCAGCCGCTCTATATCAGCGACCGCGCCGACGCCCAGTGGTCCCGCCACGTCGCCCCGAATCTCAACCTCATCGATCCCGAAAAGTCCCGCCGTATCTCGGCCATGGACGAGGTCAAGCGCGCCCTCGAGTCCGCCGAGCAGATTCCCATCTCCGCCTGCACCCTCCACCTCGGCTACAAGGACGACGCCTGGAACCTTCGCGCCCTCGAAAACTCCCTCACCGCCATCGAGCACCTCAAGGCCTTCGCCCACCCCCTCGGCGTGCGCATCCTGCTCGAAAATCTCCAGAACGAGATCACCACCCCCGAGCACCTCCTCGAGATCCTCAAGGTCGGCCACTTCGACCGTGTCGGCGTCACGCTCGACATCGGCCACGCCCACCTCGCCGCACCCCCCGATAGCAGCCAGCGCAGCCAGCCCAACAAGGGCATCGACGAAGCCTTCGAGCTCCTCAAGCCCCGCATCGCCGAGCTTCACCTCCACGACAACCTCGGCCAAAAAGACGACCACCTCTGGCCCGGCACCGCCGGAATCGACTGGAAGAATGTCGCGAAACACATCGCCACCCTCCCGGCCAACACCCCCGGCATCCTCGAGATCGCCCACGAACTCGAAGAGACCCCCGAATCTGCCACCACCAAAGCCACCCAGGCCTTCGACCTCCTCAAACGAGCCGCCGAAGCTACCGCCTAG
- the rpsF gene encoding 30S ribosomal protein S6 translates to MNRTYEIMFIVRPDVEEADLDKLIEGFSANVTNGGGEIKSVEKMGRRRLAYTVRKFNDGFYVLLNVAAAGSLITEIERRLRVSEQVIKFITVRMDEEEKRLAKVKAIRDTKVKRSAQPIAAPVQAPAAPSDVEEEKKPVAAAPVEHVASDAPPETVSTAV, encoded by the coding sequence ATGAATCGTACCTACGAAATCATGTTCATCGTCCGTCCGGACGTTGAAGAAGCCGATCTCGACAAGCTGATTGAAGGCTTCTCCGCGAACGTCACCAATGGTGGCGGCGAAATCAAGAGCGTCGAGAAGATGGGCCGTCGCCGGCTCGCCTACACCGTCCGCAAGTTCAACGACGGCTTCTACGTCCTGCTGAATGTCGCCGCCGCCGGTTCGCTGATCACCGAGATCGAGCGTCGTCTCCGCGTCTCCGAGCAGGTCATCAAGTTCATCACGGTTCGCATGGACGAAGAAGAGAAGCGCCTCGCGAAGGTCAAGGCCATCCGCGACACCAAGGTCAAGCGCAGCGCCCAGCCGATCGCAGCTCCCGTACAGGCCCCTGCTGCGCCGTCCGACGTCGAAGAAGAGAAGAAGCCAGTTGCAGCAGCTCCCGTTGAGCACGTCGCCTCCGACGCGCCGCCCGAGACTGTCTCCACCGCGGTCTAA
- the rpsR gene encoding 30S ribosomal protein S18 → MADETSTQSTEHHAPTSRPAHSGPGAGPRTPRPAGAPGGGPGGRKFFRRKKVCKFCTEKIDAISYRDVRLLQGFVAERGKIVPRRLTGVCTRHQRKLSLAIKQSRNIALLAFAARF, encoded by the coding sequence ATGGCTGACGAAACCAGCACGCAATCCACTGAGCACCACGCACCAACATCCCGCCCAGCGCACTCTGGCCCCGGCGCAGGTCCTCGCACCCCACGCCCAGCAGGTGCACCCGGCGGCGGTCCTGGCGGTCGCAAGTTCTTTCGTCGCAAGAAGGTCTGCAAGTTCTGCACCGAGAAGATCGACGCCATCTCCTACCGCGATGTTCGCCTGCTTCAGGGCTTCGTTGCCGAGCGCGGCAAGATCGTTCCCCGTCGCCTGACCGGTGTCTGCACTCGCCACCAGCGCAAGCTCAGCCTGGCCATCAAGCAGTCGCGCAACATCGCCCTGCTCGCCTTTGCTGCACGCTTCTAA
- a CDS encoding SGNH/GDSL hydrolase family protein: MKTLTWALVVGSMVLMSGTGCSQVVARVEGPDPVEIMRAKLADWPQLGRYRVDNATLGPAPAGGQRVVFYGDSITDSWGRREDTGEFFQGEPYVNRGISGQTTAQMVVRFRQDVIDLHPAVVVILGGTNDIAGNTGPMTAEMTEDNFRSMVDLAKANGIRVILASITPTLDFPWKSGMAPAPKIKALNDWLRGYCMNHSLTYLDYYSALVDATGGMKPGISFDGVHPNAKGYAIMTPLAQAAIDKTLGK; encoded by the coding sequence ATGAAGACTTTGACGTGGGCGCTTGTGGTGGGGTCTATGGTGTTGATGAGCGGGACCGGGTGTTCGCAGGTGGTGGCTCGGGTGGAAGGACCGGACCCGGTGGAGATCATGCGGGCGAAGCTGGCGGATTGGCCCCAGCTGGGGCGATACCGGGTCGACAATGCGACGCTTGGGCCGGCTCCGGCGGGAGGGCAGCGGGTCGTGTTTTATGGGGACTCGATCACGGATTCGTGGGGCCGGCGGGAGGACACGGGGGAGTTCTTTCAGGGCGAGCCTTATGTAAATCGGGGCATCAGCGGGCAGACTACGGCTCAGATGGTGGTGCGGTTTCGACAGGACGTGATCGACCTGCACCCGGCGGTGGTCGTCATTCTGGGAGGGACAAACGACATCGCGGGAAATACAGGGCCGATGACGGCGGAGATGACCGAAGATAACTTTCGTTCGATGGTGGACCTGGCAAAGGCGAACGGGATTCGGGTGATTCTTGCGTCGATTACGCCGACGCTGGACTTTCCCTGGAAGAGTGGCATGGCTCCGGCGCCGAAGATCAAGGCGCTGAACGACTGGCTGCGAGGATATTGCATGAACCACTCGTTGACGTACCTGGATTATTACTCCGCGTTGGTGGATGCAACTGGAGGGATGAAGCCGGGGATAAGCTTCGACGGGGTGCATCCGAACGCGAAGGGGTATGCGATTATGACTCCACTGGCGCAGGCGGCAATCGATAAGACGCTGGGTAAGTAG
- the asnS gene encoding asparagine--tRNA ligase, with protein sequence MSTETTTSAPLATIASLSQHEGQTVTLRGWLYNLRASGKLLFPIFRDGTGTIQGIVPKAAVSEEVFNTLKELTLESSLTVTGKVRADSRAPSGYELDVESIEVLQRVPEDTPFPISLKEHGVDFLMEHRHLWLRTPRQSAILRVRATIMRAASEYFDTNGFIRTDPPILTPNACEGTSELFEMDYFDDDKAYLTQSGQLYIEATALALGKVYSFGPTFRAEKSKTRRHLTEFWMIEPEVAFLELDGLLNLAEAFITHIVTRVLESHRADLKVIGKDIAKLEAVIAPNSFVENNAAILSEAKNPEAASPAYTAENLSATESGSAMPNKFPRLSYDEAHAMLEKAYAEGKLEAPHQYGDDFGSPDETYISSQFSKPVMIHRYPAAFKAFYMQPDPLDPTKALCVDVLAPEGYGEIIGGSQRIHDYDLLKSRIEQHDLPLAAFQWYLDLRKYGSVPHAGFGMGIERAVAWICGLDHVRETIPFARTLNRIYP encoded by the coding sequence ATGTCTACCGAAACAACAACCTCCGCACCCCTTGCCACCATCGCTTCACTCTCCCAGCACGAAGGCCAGACCGTCACCCTCCGTGGCTGGCTCTACAATCTCCGCGCCTCGGGCAAGCTCCTCTTTCCCATCTTCCGCGACGGCACCGGCACCATTCAGGGCATCGTCCCCAAAGCCGCCGTCTCCGAAGAGGTCTTCAACACGCTCAAAGAATTAACCCTCGAGTCGAGCCTCACCGTCACCGGCAAAGTCCGCGCTGACTCCCGCGCTCCCTCAGGCTACGAGCTCGACGTCGAAAGCATCGAAGTCCTCCAGCGCGTCCCCGAAGACACCCCCTTTCCCATCTCCCTCAAAGAGCACGGCGTCGACTTCCTCATGGAGCATCGCCACCTCTGGCTCCGCACCCCGCGCCAGTCGGCCATCCTCCGCGTCCGCGCCACCATCATGCGCGCGGCTTCAGAGTATTTTGATACCAACGGCTTCATCCGCACCGACCCGCCCATCCTCACCCCCAACGCCTGCGAGGGCACCTCCGAGCTCTTCGAGATGGACTACTTCGACGACGACAAGGCCTACCTCACCCAGTCCGGCCAGCTCTACATCGAAGCCACCGCCCTCGCCCTCGGCAAGGTCTACAGCTTCGGCCCCACCTTCCGCGCCGAAAAATCCAAGACCCGCCGCCACCTCACCGAGTTCTGGATGATCGAACCCGAGGTCGCCTTCCTCGAGCTCGACGGCCTCCTCAACCTCGCCGAAGCCTTCATCACCCACATCGTCACCCGCGTCCTCGAGTCGCACCGCGCCGACCTCAAGGTCATCGGCAAAGACATCGCCAAACTCGAAGCCGTCATCGCCCCCAATTCTTTCGTAGAAAATAACGCTGCCATTCTGAGCGAAGCGAAGAATCCCGAAGCCGCTAGCCCCGCCTATACAGCAGAGAACCTTTCTGCCACGGAATCGGGCTCTGCCATGCCGAACAAATTCCCCCGCCTAAGCTACGACGAAGCCCACGCCATGCTTGAGAAGGCCTACGCCGAAGGCAAGCTCGAAGCCCCCCACCAGTACGGCGACGACTTCGGCTCTCCCGACGAAACCTACATCTCCTCCCAATTCTCCAAGCCCGTCATGATCCACCGCTACCCCGCCGCCTTCAAGGCCTTCTACATGCAGCCCGACCCGCTCGACCCCACCAAGGCCCTCTGCGTCGACGTCCTCGCCCCCGAGGGCTACGGCGAGATCATCGGCGGCTCCCAGCGCATCCACGACTACGACCTCCTCAAGTCCCGCATCGAGCAGCACGACCTGCCCCTCGCCGCCTTCCAGTGGTACCTCGACCTGCGCAAGTACGGCAGCGTCCCCCACGCCGGCTTCGGCATGGGCATCGAGCGCGCCGTAGCCTGGATCTGCGGCCTGGACCACGTCCGCGAAACCATCCCCTTCGCCCGCACCCTCAACCGCATCTACCCGTAG
- a CDS encoding ABC transporter permease translates to MATTNLPKPSSFDRTLASARSTMMFSEVARLAVDSFRASKTRFLLTMLGMVIGSMSIILVATLGSTGKQYALDQLTSIGPNKVELQYGGGNISGPENTSTPDYMTLDDLHAVIDQVPGIVASSPMLEYHDNVSLGGGITKQATLLGVSPEYRIVRNLVVVSGRFFDDQDELAHEKVAVIVKPFAEDLYGNSREAVGKTISIKGIPFVIIGVFREAFDTYGNSEISDHTMLVPYPVVRYFTGTNTLKEIFFTMRSASMVVPASDHILEIVRSRHYAGSVYTAVTLTDLLTSMAKIADMLTIVLTLGAGITMIVSGVGIMNSMLANVQSRLKEIGIRKALGATSREIRMQFLTEAVFLSLSGGIIGTILGLAIPFTLGLLTPFKIPINPWSVVFSLGSSVLVGVLFGTLPANRAARLDPVQTLKYE, encoded by the coding sequence ATGGCAACCACGAACCTTCCCAAACCGAGCTCATTCGACCGTACGCTGGCCAGCGCGCGTTCGACGATGATGTTCAGTGAGGTTGCGAGGCTGGCGGTCGATAGCTTCCGCGCGAGTAAGACGCGGTTTCTGCTCACCATGCTCGGCATGGTCATCGGCTCGATGTCGATTATTTTGGTGGCGACGCTTGGATCCACCGGCAAACAGTATGCGCTGGACCAGTTGACCAGCATTGGACCCAATAAGGTTGAACTGCAGTACGGCGGCGGGAACATCAGCGGGCCGGAGAACACCAGCACGCCGGACTATATGACGCTCGATGATCTTCATGCCGTCATTGATCAGGTTCCGGGCATCGTCGCATCGTCTCCCATGCTGGAGTATCACGACAATGTGAGCCTGGGCGGGGGCATCACGAAGCAGGCAACGCTGCTTGGCGTGTCTCCGGAGTATCGGATCGTGCGTAATCTTGTCGTTGTGTCAGGCCGCTTTTTCGATGATCAGGATGAGCTTGCTCACGAAAAGGTCGCTGTGATCGTCAAGCCGTTCGCAGAAGATCTGTATGGCAACTCCAGAGAAGCGGTCGGAAAGACGATCAGCATCAAGGGCATACCGTTCGTTATCATCGGGGTCTTCCGGGAGGCCTTCGATACCTACGGGAATTCGGAGATCAGCGATCACACTATGCTGGTGCCCTACCCTGTGGTGCGCTACTTCACCGGAACAAACACGTTGAAAGAGATCTTTTTCACCATGCGGAGCGCGTCCATGGTGGTTCCAGCCAGCGATCACATTCTCGAGATCGTGCGGTCGCGTCACTATGCGGGTTCGGTCTACACCGCTGTTACACTGACCGATCTACTCACCAGCATGGCGAAGATTGCTGACATGCTTACCATCGTTCTCACACTGGGCGCCGGCATCACGATGATCGTGAGCGGCGTCGGCATTATGAACAGCATGCTCGCCAACGTGCAATCGAGACTGAAAGAGATTGGAATTCGCAAGGCGCTGGGTGCGACGAGCCGCGAGATCAGGATGCAGTTTCTCACCGAGGCGGTCTTTCTCTCGTTGAGCGGCGGGATTATCGGGACCATTCTTGGCCTCGCGATTCCCTTCACTCTTGGGCTGCTTACCCCGTTCAAAATTCCGATCAACCCCTGGTCGGTTGTGTTTTCTCTCGGCAGTTCGGTGCTGGTTGGGGTGCTCTTTGGAACGCTGCCGGCGAATCGTGCCGCGAGACTCGATCCTGTTCAGACGCTGAAGTACGAATAG
- a CDS encoding beta-N-acetylhexosaminidase, producing MNHVSTLRHRCARGISFGVLCLIAPIMLTAQPTALRNTLLPAPSSITAGTGSLAISKDFTVSLSGAHNPILEAATRRTLASLETNTGIPISKDDLQSPNPTLTIQVEDTTTALPTLETDETYSLSDTSSKIVLQAHTVFGALHGLETIQQLVQAEDGHYVIPAVEINDTPRFPWRGFMLDVSRHFMPLPVIYRTLDGMAAVKLNVFHWHLTDDQGFRIESKRFPLLTAKGSDGLFYTQDQVRDVIAYASARGIRVVPEFDIPGHVTSWLVGMPELGSVQRPYQISRTFGIWDGALDPTRDSTYNFLDAFIGEMAALFPDNYLHLGGDESNGADWKANPSIVAFMQAHNMKSTDELQTYFSTRVLALVNKHHKQMVGWDEILTPGTPKDAVIQSWRGVESLAVAAKQGNRGILSAPYYLDAMKTAERMYLDDPIPDNSTLTPDQQKLILGGEVCMWAEQITAQTVDSRVWPRTAALAERFWSPRQTRDIPDMYRRLAVESIRLDGLGLTHISGPESGLRQLAGSEAAASQLAILISTLSPVPFHERYHQQKTSQLTPMGNPVDYTRPDPPLREDLRLLVERYLHSTTPADHAAAHQQLQTLFQSWIASVPALSALAPEHPKLNQLTLRRSQLAQLGQLGIQSLASIESHTPPTSAWIEAQSTLLKTSADHSELTDFVILPPLQQLVDTAGKLSTIN from the coding sequence ATGAACCACGTATCAACCCTGCGCCACCGCTGCGCCAGAGGAATCAGCTTCGGAGTACTCTGCCTTATCGCCCCAATCATGCTTACTGCCCAGCCGACTGCCCTCCGCAACACGCTCCTTCCGGCGCCATCAAGCATCACCGCCGGCACCGGCTCCCTCGCCATCTCCAAGGACTTCACCGTCTCCCTCAGCGGCGCGCACAACCCCATCCTCGAGGCCGCCACCCGCCGCACCCTCGCGAGCCTCGAAACAAACACCGGCATTCCAATCAGCAAGGACGATCTCCAGTCTCCCAACCCCACCCTGACCATTCAGGTCGAAGACACCACAACCGCCCTCCCCACGCTTGAAACCGACGAAACCTACTCCCTCAGCGACACCTCCAGCAAGATCGTCCTCCAGGCCCACACCGTCTTCGGAGCCCTCCACGGCCTCGAAACCATCCAGCAACTCGTTCAGGCCGAAGACGGCCACTACGTCATCCCCGCCGTCGAGATCAACGACACCCCGCGCTTCCCCTGGCGCGGCTTCATGCTCGACGTCAGCCGCCACTTCATGCCGCTGCCCGTCATCTATCGCACACTCGACGGCATGGCCGCCGTCAAACTCAACGTCTTCCACTGGCACCTCACCGACGACCAGGGCTTCCGCATCGAGAGCAAGCGCTTCCCGCTGCTCACCGCCAAAGGATCCGACGGCCTCTTCTACACCCAGGATCAGGTCCGCGACGTCATCGCCTACGCCAGCGCCCGCGGCATCCGCGTTGTGCCCGAGTTCGACATCCCCGGCCACGTCACCAGCTGGCTCGTCGGCATGCCCGAGCTCGGCAGCGTCCAGCGCCCCTACCAGATCTCCCGCACCTTCGGCATCTGGGACGGCGCGCTCGACCCCACCCGCGACAGCACCTACAACTTCCTCGACGCCTTCATCGGCGAGATGGCGGCGCTCTTCCCCGACAACTATCTCCACCTCGGCGGCGACGAGAGCAACGGCGCCGACTGGAAGGCAAACCCCTCCATCGTCGCCTTCATGCAAGCCCACAACATGAAGTCCACCGATGAGCTGCAAACCTACTTCAGCACCCGCGTACTCGCCCTCGTCAACAAGCACCACAAGCAGATGGTCGGCTGGGACGAGATCCTCACCCCCGGCACTCCCAAAGACGCCGTTATCCAAAGCTGGCGCGGCGTCGAATCGCTCGCCGTGGCAGCCAAACAAGGCAATCGCGGCATCCTCTCCGCGCCCTACTATCTCGACGCCATGAAGACCGCCGAACGCATGTACCTCGACGACCCCATCCCAGACAACTCCACCCTCACACCGGACCAGCAGAAGCTCATCCTCGGCGGCGAGGTCTGCATGTGGGCCGAGCAGATCACCGCGCAGACCGTCGACTCCCGCGTCTGGCCCCGCACCGCCGCCCTCGCCGAGCGCTTCTGGTCACCGCGACAGACCCGCGACATCCCCGACATGTACCGTCGCCTCGCAGTCGAATCCATCCGGCTCGACGGCCTCGGTCTCACCCACATCTCGGGCCCCGAGTCCGGCCTGCGCCAGCTTGCAGGCAGCGAAGCCGCAGCCTCGCAACTCGCCATCCTCATCTCCACGCTCTCCCCGGTCCCCTTCCACGAACGCTACCACCAGCAGAAGACCTCACAGCTCACGCCCATGGGCAACCCCGTCGACTACACCCGACCTGACCCACCCCTTCGCGAAGACCTGCGCCTGCTAGTCGAGCGCTACCTCCACAGCACCACGCCTGCCGACCACGCCGCCGCGCACCAGCAGCTTCAAACCCTCTTCCAATCGTGGATCGCCTCGGTCCCGGCACTAAGCGCCCTCGCCCCCGAACATCCGAAGCTCAACCAGCTCACCCTTCGCCGCAGCCAGCTCGCTCAACTCGGCCAGCTGGGAATCCAATCCCTCGCATCCATCGAATCCCACACTCCACCGACCTCCGCATGGATCGAAGCCCAGAGCACTCTCCTGAAAACATCAGCAGACCACTCCGAACTAACCGACTTCGTCATCCTCCCACCGCTACAACAACTAGTCGATACCGCCGGAAAGCTTTCCACCATCAACTGA
- the rplI gene encoding 50S ribosomal protein L9 — protein sequence MEVILKEDVNKLGHRGDVVKVADGYGRNYLLPEKLAIEATLANKAVIDQMKASAVRKSAKEKAGAEQLATQLSEVELVFERKVGENEHLFGSVTSGDIAHQLEAKGFSIDRRKISLEEPLKTIGEYHVPVKLHREVTSHVKVTVKGDQPEAEAAATA from the coding sequence ATGGAAGTCATTCTGAAGGAAGACGTAAACAAGCTCGGACATCGTGGCGACGTGGTCAAGGTCGCCGACGGCTACGGGCGCAACTATCTGCTGCCGGAGAAGCTCGCCATCGAAGCGACCCTCGCAAACAAGGCAGTCATCGACCAGATGAAGGCATCGGCGGTTCGCAAGTCCGCCAAGGAGAAGGCTGGAGCCGAGCAGTTGGCCACCCAACTCTCTGAGGTTGAGCTTGTGTTCGAGCGCAAGGTCGGCGAGAACGAGCATCTCTTCGGCTCGGTCACCTCGGGCGACATCGCGCACCAGCTCGAAGCCAAGGGCTTCAGCATCGATCGTCGCAAGATCTCCCTCGAGGAGCCGCTGAAGACGATCGGCGAGTATCATGTTCCCGTGAAGCTCCACCGCGAGGTCACCAGCCACGTCAAGGTGACGGTCAAGGGCGATCAGCCGGAAGCCGAAGCAGCCGCCACCGCATAA
- the pth gene encoding aminoacyl-tRNA hydrolase: MKLIVGLGNPGIEYQFTPHNAGFLAVDRIADDCGVVLSNRRGRALTAKARLAGYEVLLAKPETYMNLSGLSVAALVQELEIAIPSEDLIVLYDELAFPLGRLRISANGRANGHNGVKSISGALGTEEWLRVRIGVGKPALVDGREIKAGGRDYLLSQFRKQELAVLDEVLDRVEDAVETVLTEGVSAAMNRFNRRPDDPEDGSDQSKEK, from the coding sequence GTGAAGTTGATTGTCGGTCTCGGCAACCCCGGTATCGAGTATCAGTTCACGCCGCACAACGCTGGCTTTCTCGCAGTGGATCGCATCGCGGACGATTGCGGCGTGGTCCTCTCCAATCGCCGTGGCCGGGCTCTCACGGCAAAGGCGAGGCTTGCAGGATACGAGGTTCTGCTGGCCAAACCTGAGACGTACATGAATCTGAGCGGGCTCTCGGTAGCCGCGCTGGTTCAGGAACTTGAGATTGCAATCCCGTCCGAGGACCTGATCGTCCTCTATGACGAGCTCGCATTTCCGCTGGGCAGACTACGCATCAGCGCGAACGGCAGGGCGAACGGGCACAACGGAGTGAAGTCGATCTCCGGTGCGCTTGGAACGGAAGAGTGGTTGCGCGTTCGGATCGGCGTTGGGAAACCAGCGCTGGTCGATGGCAGAGAGATCAAGGCTGGCGGCAGAGACTATCTGCTGTCGCAGTTTCGCAAGCAGGAGCTTGCGGTGCTGGATGAGGTGCTCGACAGGGTCGAAGATGCTGTCGAGACGGTGTTGACCGAAGGGGTCAGCGCCGCGATGAACAGGTTCAACCGTCGGCCAGACGATCCGGAAGATGGATCGGATCAGTCGAAGGAGAAGTAA